A single region of the Oreochromis niloticus isolate F11D_XX linkage group LG19, O_niloticus_UMD_NMBU, whole genome shotgun sequence genome encodes:
- the LOC112843134 gene encoding uncharacterized protein LOC112843134 codes for MGYCRFQDCPVTVDVVVYDEETLKAEVVFKGGEVCHNNKELKRRPVRAQSRQSAGELFKNKLPRSLYLESLQKVPQKVIQSGNRDDAPTKEVLKNIAWSERKASRADPNELISLQKIIQQYQDTEKDVLQKILMHPKGIMLWSKKTLSVFHQRCKEDIVYFDATGSIRKESAGRPPYYVYELVVRNPSKGASPLPVATYVTCDHTTVSVTYFLQAFQTDLNKSRGSAAEVLCLTHWPAFSTAIQHSHSSSMLEPCHEKCQGPFIPENYRLGMHVFGLLACCDNLKDMDDVVHSAAIVFCSPCSGRNVTKHYNNLKILMQKRGTLDLDEKTVIAEDYKTDVQNAPLKTHFQKIVDNATLDCEGERNIFHAPKFIAGLVNHLLPHATLWSSMMLGDLGRHGTGPAYQQLSKLYGDIQQSKNQNFTQDNRTQGIMEKSQWDLKKIRIQRRRLTRLDDFVEIYQKMHDVLLLEYTDMKKSRQKSFRVEMEKWKDKRIKRKGVYVSPLVTELPLKKKKTEISHHVPIIFNN; via the exons ATGGGGTACTGCAGATTTCAGGACTGCCCTGTCACTGTGGATGTGGTGGTTTATGACGAAGAGACACTGAAAGCAGAAGTCGTTTTTAAAGGAGGTGAGGTCTGCCATAATAACAAAGAGCTGAAACGGCGGCCTGTGCGTGCACAATCACGTCAAAGTGCTGGAGAACTCTTCAAAAACAAATTACCAAGGAGCTTGTACTTGGAGTCTTTACAGAAAGTGCCACAAAAGGTGATCCAATCTGGCAACAGGGATGATGCTCCAACAAAAGAAGTCTTGAAAAACATTGCATGGTCTGAAAGAAAAGCCAGTAGAGCAGATCCCAACGAGTTGATTAGCTTACAAAAGATAATTCAACAGTATCAGGACACTGAAAAGGACGTACTGCAGAAGATTCTGATGCATCCAAAGGGCATAATGCTATGGTCTAAGAAAACCTTGTCAGTTTTTCATCAAAGATGCAAAGAAGACATTGTGTACTTTGATGCCACTGGAAGTATAAGAAAAGAAAGTGCTGGAAGGCCACCATACTATGTGTATGAGTTGGTTGTCAGAAACCCATCCAAAGGTGCTTCTCCTCTTCCAGTTGCTACATATGTCACATGTGACCACACTACAGTCTCTGTGACATACTTCTTGCAGGCCTTTCAGACTGATCTG AACAAGTCTAGAGGATCTGCTGCAGAAGTACTATGTCTTACTCACTGGCCAGCATTCAGCACAGCAATTCAACATTCCCATTCTTCATCGATGCTTGAGCCATGTCATGAAAAATGCCAAGGACCTTT CATTCCAGAGAACTACAGGCTTGGGATGCATGTGTTTGGGCTCCTTGCATGCTGTGATAACTTAAAAGACATGGATGATGTTGTCCATAGTGCAGCAATAGTGTTTTGCAGTCCTTGTAGTGGAAGGAACGTAACAAAACACTACAACAACTTGAAAATCCTTATGCAAAAAAGGGGGACCCTGGATTTGGATGAAAAGACTGTGATTGCTGAGGACTACAAG ACTGATGTTCAGAATGCCCCCTTGAAGACCCATTTCCAGAAAATTGTTGACAATGCAACACTGGACTGTGAGGGCGAAAGAAACATCTTTCATGCACCCAAATTTATTGCTGGTCTGGTAAATCACCTTCTACCACATGCAACTTTGTGGTCATCAATGATGCTCg GGGATCTTGGACGTCATGGTACTGGTCCTGCTTACCAGCAGCTCAGTAAACTCTATGGTGACATTCAGCAATCCAAGAACCAG AATtttacacaagacaacagaaccCAAGGAATCATGGAGAAAAGCCAGTGGGATTTGAAAAAAATCCGTATCCAGAGAAGGAGACTGACAAGACTTGATGACTTTGTGGAAATTTATCAAAAAATGCACGATGTCCTCCTGCTTGAATATACAGACATGAAAAAATCAAGACAAAAG TCTTTTCGCGTGGAAATGGAGAAATGGAAAGACAAACGCATTAAACGGAAAGGTGTGTACGTGTCACCGTTAGTGACAGAACTGccactgaagaaaaagaaaaccgaGATAAGTCATCATGTTCCCATTATTTTCAATAATTAA
- the LOC109195772 gene encoding uncharacterized protein LOC109195772 isoform X2: MIYHAKKLLTKGILNVMTCAEEHKFSSVAIPAVSSGIFNFPVSICADVVVTTIKKYNEHKNPTSPPFEIHLVNNDDPTVKEMERAFKEILLEPLSDVRRTGPEDSPSTLERTEHLERNTTGVTKDTASQVIESLLHHWAIRLNLGNNIYIMNHYTSGVILYGERELIRRQSLSKVNFDNYRAILSFVNIGNVHWKFLYINADDSCLYLVDPSRNSLEQEESDRAAKRFREYFKMRRTCYNKTDWVNVRLRGVLTHPCQRDGSSCGVMVIMMAKAVMEAFPNKPEMTFLMTKKEMAQARRTFAQTILEASVFDSDTMCHVCNSETTQSRTLHH; the protein is encoded by the exons ATGATATACCATGCAAAGAAACTTTTAACTAAAGGTATTTTGAATGTCATGACATGTGCAGAAGAGCACAAATTTTCATCTGTTGCCATTCCAGCAGTGAGCTCTGGAATATTCAACTTTCCAGTCTCAATTTGTGCTGATGTTGTAGTCACCACAATCAAAAAGTACAATGAACATAAGAACCCCACAAGTCCTCCATTTGAAATACACCTGGTAAACAACGATGATCCAACCGTGAAGGAAATGGAAAGGGCCTTCAAAGAGATCCTTTTGGAGCCACTCTCTGATGTCAGGAGGACA GGGCCAGAGGATTCTCCATCTACACTGGAAAGGACAGAGCACCTTGAGAGAAACACAACCGGTGTGACAAAGGACACTGCATCACAG GTCATTGAAAGTCTCCTGCACCACTGGGCCATTCGGCTGAATCTGGGGAATAATATCTACATTATGAACCACTACACGAgcggtgtgatcctctatggaGAGAGAGAACTAATCAGGAGACAAAGCTTGTCCAAG GTGAACTTTGACAACTACCGAGCCATTTTATCCTTTGTGAACATTGGAAATGTACACTGGAAGTTTCTG TACATAAATGCAGATGACAGCTGTCTGTATTTGGTCGATCCTTCAAGAAACTCTTTGGAGCAGGAAGAGTCTGACCGTGCAGCCAAAAGATTCCG TGAATACTTCAAAATGAGAAGGACATGCTACAACAAAACAGACTGGGTGAATGTGAGACTTCGAGGAGTACTGACACATCCATGTCAACGGGATGGTTCTAGCTGTGGAGTAATGGTCATCATG atGGCCAAAGCAGTAATGGAAGCATTCCCAAATAAACCAGAAATGACATTTTtgatgacaaaaaaagagatgGCCCAGGCACGAAGGACATTTGCACAGACAATACTTGAGGCCTCAG TATTTGACAGTGACACCATGTGTCATGTGTGCAACAGCGAAACCACCCAATCCAGGACCCTCCATCACTGA
- the LOC109195772 gene encoding uncharacterized protein LOC109195772 isoform X3, with translation MIYHAKKLLTKGILNVMTCAEEHKFSSVAIPAVSSGIFNFPVSICADVVVTTIKKYNEHKNPTSPPFEIHLVNNDDPTVKEMERAFKEILLEPLSDVRRTIEGPEDSPSTLERTEHLERNTTGVTKDTASQVIESLLHHWAIRLNLGNNIYIMNHYTSGVILYGERELIRRQSLSKVNFDNYRAILSFVNIGNVHWKFLYINADDSCLYLVDPSRNSLEQEESDRAAKRFREYFKMRRTCYNKTDWVNVRLRGVLTHPCQRDGSSCGVMVIMMAKAVMEAFPNKPEMTFLMTKKEMAQARRTFAQTILEASDSV, from the exons ATGATATACCATGCAAAGAAACTTTTAACTAAAGGTATTTTGAATGTCATGACATGTGCAGAAGAGCACAAATTTTCATCTGTTGCCATTCCAGCAGTGAGCTCTGGAATATTCAACTTTCCAGTCTCAATTTGTGCTGATGTTGTAGTCACCACAATCAAAAAGTACAATGAACATAAGAACCCCACAAGTCCTCCATTTGAAATACACCTGGTAAACAACGATGATCCAACCGTGAAGGAAATGGAAAGGGCCTTCAAAGAGATCCTTTTGGAGCCACTCTCTGATGTCAGGAGGACA ATCGAGGGGCCAGAGGATTCTCCATCTACACTGGAAAGGACAGAGCACCTTGAGAGAAACACAACCGGTGTGACAAAGGACACTGCATCACAG GTCATTGAAAGTCTCCTGCACCACTGGGCCATTCGGCTGAATCTGGGGAATAATATCTACATTATGAACCACTACACGAgcggtgtgatcctctatggaGAGAGAGAACTAATCAGGAGACAAAGCTTGTCCAAG GTGAACTTTGACAACTACCGAGCCATTTTATCCTTTGTGAACATTGGAAATGTACACTGGAAGTTTCTG TACATAAATGCAGATGACAGCTGTCTGTATTTGGTCGATCCTTCAAGAAACTCTTTGGAGCAGGAAGAGTCTGACCGTGCAGCCAAAAGATTCCG TGAATACTTCAAAATGAGAAGGACATGCTACAACAAAACAGACTGGGTGAATGTGAGACTTCGAGGAGTACTGACACATCCATGTCAACGGGATGGTTCTAGCTGTGGAGTAATGGTCATCATG atGGCCAAAGCAGTAATGGAAGCATTCCCAAATAAACCAGAAATGACATTTTtgatgacaaaaaaagagatgGCCCAGGCACGAAGGACATTTGCACAGACAATACTTGAGGCCTCAG ATTCAGTGTGA
- the LOC109195772 gene encoding uncharacterized protein LOC109195772 isoform X1 produces MIYHAKKLLTKGILNVMTCAEEHKFSSVAIPAVSSGIFNFPVSICADVVVTTIKKYNEHKNPTSPPFEIHLVNNDDPTVKEMERAFKEILLEPLSDVRRTIEGPEDSPSTLERTEHLERNTTGVTKDTASQVIESLLHHWAIRLNLGNNIYIMNHYTSGVILYGERELIRRQSLSKVNFDNYRAILSFVNIGNVHWKFLYINADDSCLYLVDPSRNSLEQEESDRAAKRFREYFKMRRTCYNKTDWVNVRLRGVLTHPCQRDGSSCGVMVIMMAKAVMEAFPNKPEMTFLMTKKEMAQARRTFAQTILEASVFDSDTMCHVCNSETTQSRTLHH; encoded by the exons ATGATATACCATGCAAAGAAACTTTTAACTAAAGGTATTTTGAATGTCATGACATGTGCAGAAGAGCACAAATTTTCATCTGTTGCCATTCCAGCAGTGAGCTCTGGAATATTCAACTTTCCAGTCTCAATTTGTGCTGATGTTGTAGTCACCACAATCAAAAAGTACAATGAACATAAGAACCCCACAAGTCCTCCATTTGAAATACACCTGGTAAACAACGATGATCCAACCGTGAAGGAAATGGAAAGGGCCTTCAAAGAGATCCTTTTGGAGCCACTCTCTGATGTCAGGAGGACA ATCGAGGGGCCAGAGGATTCTCCATCTACACTGGAAAGGACAGAGCACCTTGAGAGAAACACAACCGGTGTGACAAAGGACACTGCATCACAG GTCATTGAAAGTCTCCTGCACCACTGGGCCATTCGGCTGAATCTGGGGAATAATATCTACATTATGAACCACTACACGAgcggtgtgatcctctatggaGAGAGAGAACTAATCAGGAGACAAAGCTTGTCCAAG GTGAACTTTGACAACTACCGAGCCATTTTATCCTTTGTGAACATTGGAAATGTACACTGGAAGTTTCTG TACATAAATGCAGATGACAGCTGTCTGTATTTGGTCGATCCTTCAAGAAACTCTTTGGAGCAGGAAGAGTCTGACCGTGCAGCCAAAAGATTCCG TGAATACTTCAAAATGAGAAGGACATGCTACAACAAAACAGACTGGGTGAATGTGAGACTTCGAGGAGTACTGACACATCCATGTCAACGGGATGGTTCTAGCTGTGGAGTAATGGTCATCATG atGGCCAAAGCAGTAATGGAAGCATTCCCAAATAAACCAGAAATGACATTTTtgatgacaaaaaaagagatgGCCCAGGCACGAAGGACATTTGCACAGACAATACTTGAGGCCTCAG TATTTGACAGTGACACCATGTGTCATGTGTGCAACAGCGAAACCACCCAATCCAGGACCCTCCATCACTGA
- the cox8a gene encoding cytochrome c oxidase subunit 8A, mitochondrial produces MPGVLGVLARRAAPVLRGHVVAQRASIYTRPPKEKIGSFETAVGLGMFSLIILGPSGWILAHLEDYKKKE; encoded by the exons ATGCCTGGAGTTCTAGGAGTGCTTGCCCGCCGTGCTGCTCCTGTCCTGAGGGGACACGTCGTGGCTCAGAGAGCCAGCATCTACACTAGACCACCGAAGGAAAAGATCGGATCCTTT GAAACTGCTGTTGGACTGGGCATGTTCTCCCTGATCATCCTGGGACCATCGGGGTGGATCCTGGCCCACTTGGAGGACTACAAGAAGAAAGAGTAG